Proteins from a genomic interval of Danio rerio strain Tuebingen ecotype United States chromosome 4, GRCz12tu, whole genome shotgun sequence:
- the LOC137491096 gene encoding uncharacterized protein has translation MRIHTREKPFTCTQCGKSFELQISLTNHMKIHTGKKPFTCTQCGRKFNQSSNLNNHMKIHSGEKPFTCPQCGKSFRLQYSLTNHMRIHTGEKLFTCTQCGRSFNQSSHLKNHMKIHTGEKPFTCTQCEKSFRLQYSLTNHMRIHTGEKLFTCTQCGRGFNKSSNLNNHMMTHTGEKPFTCPQCGKSFGLQGSLTIHMRIHTGEKLFTCTQCGRGFNKLSNLNNHMVIHTEEKPFTCPQCGKSFGLQGSLTIHMRIHTGEKPFICPQCGKSFNQSSSLNTHMKIHTGKKSFTCAQCGKSFNQSSQLNQHMMMHTGKKPYTCSQCGKSFSRSSSLYNHMKIHTGKKSFTCTQCSKSFTCSSSLNRHMRIHSGERPFTCT, from the coding sequence atgaggatccacactagagagaaaccattcacatgcactcagtgtggaaagagttttgaatTACAAATTAGTCTTACAaatcacatgaagatccacactggaaagaaaccattcacttgcactcagtgtgggaggaaattcaaccaatcatcaaaccttaataatcacatgaagatccacagtggagagaaaccattcacatgccctcagtgtggaaagagttttagatTACAATATAGTCTTACaaatcacatgaggatccacactggagagaaactattcacatgcactcagtgtgggaggagtttcaaccaatcatcacaccttaaaaatcacatgaagatccacactggagagaaaccattcacatgcactcagtgtgaaaAGAGTTTTAGATTACAATATAGTCTTACaaatcacatgaggatccacactggagagaaactattcacatgcactcagtgtgggagggGTTTCAacaaatcatcaaaccttaataatcACATGatgacccacactggagagaaaccattcacatgccctcagtgtggaaagagttttggattACAAGGCAGTCTTAcaattcacatgaggatccacactggagagaaactattcacatgcactcagtgtgggagggGTTTTAACAAATTATCAAACCTTAATAATCACATGGTAatccacactgaagagaaaccattcacatgccctcagtgtggaaagagttttggattACAAGGCAGTCTTAcaattcacatgaggatccacactggagagaaaccattcatatgccctcagtgtggaaagagtttcaaccaatcatcaagtcttaatacacacatgaagatccacactggaaagaaatcCTTCACTtgcgctcagtgtgggaagagttttaaccaaTCATCAcagcttaatcaacacatgatgatgcacactggaaagaaaccataCACTtgctctcagtgtgggaagagtttcagccgctcaTCAAGTCTTTATaatcacatgaagatccacactggaaagaaatccttcacttgcactcagtgtagtaagagttttacctgctcatcctcccttaatcgacacatgaggatccacagtGGAGAaagaccattcacatgcacttag